The DNA window CTCTTGGAATGAGGCCCTATGCCGGGCCGGCCCTACTTGTACCGGTATGTGATGCGTCCCCGGGTGAGATCGTAAGGTGACATCTCGACCTTGACCCGATCCCCTTCTAATACCCGGATGTAGAACTTTCGCATCTTTCCGGAGAGGTACGCCAGGATCTTATGGCCATTCTCGAGCTCCACCCGAAAATTCGCGTTCGGGAGGACCTCGGTAACGGTCCCTTCCACTTCAATGGCATCGTTCGACAAACACGTCTCCTGGCTGACCGGGGCCCACGCGGGGGCGCTTCATTCTCCGCCCGCAGGGTGATAGCATGTTAAATGTAATTGCGCCTGAGCTTTCCTGAAAAGTGAAGGGGGGTCTCGTGCGAGGCGGAACTCCCTCTCGGAGAAGCAGATGAAACCAATCGTCGTCGTCCTGATTCTCGCCGCCGCCGCGGCCTTCATGGGGGTCGTGGTCTGGTCCACCCTGCAGGCGGTCGAGGTGGAGTGTGAAGTCTGCCTCGAATTCGAGGGACGGGAGGTCTGCCGCCAGGGACGCGGGGCGACCCAGGAGGAAGCACTCGCTGCGGCCCAGCAGAGCACCTGCGGGGGGAACACCTCCGGGATGGCGGAGAGCATCGCCTGCCTGTCGCGGTCCCCGAATCGGTCGAGCTGCCCGGCGCCCTGACGCCCGAAAGGTGGCTCCGGCTCCCTCCTCTCGCCGGCAAGGAGACGCCCCCTATTCCCGGGAGCTGGAGAGAGGCTCCGAGAGGAGAGGCGCTCCCACACGGATCTCCATTCCCTCCCTGAGATCGGGATGCGGAGCCGGAAGGCAGGCCGGGCCGACACTTTCGAGGAGGAGAACGACGGTCGAGCCGAAGTGGAAGGCCATCACCTCCTGGCCCCGTACGATGCGGAGGGGCGGGTCGTAACGCCGCGCCTCGAGGTCTCCCGATTTCCGCCGGTTCGTGACTCCCCGCCCTTGCGGTCCATTCCACCCCGGATCGAAGGCCGCCGAGATCCTCCCCACATTAAAGGCCCCGACGGCGACGAGCGCCAGCCGGGCCCTCGGCGCGTCCATCAAGACCACGAGGCGCTCGTTCCTCGGAAAAAGCGCTTCGATGCTCCGCGTCGCCGCGACGTTTACGGGGAGGAGCCTCCCCGGAACCGCTCTCGCCTCGCGAATCCTTCCTTCGACCGGGGCGTGGATCCGGTGGTAGTGCCGGGGGGCCAGGTAGATGGTGAAAAAGAGCCCGGACACAAAGAAATCTCCGGCGCCCGTCTCCGCGAGGAGGTCCTTCACCGGATACGTCAGCCCCTTTGCCTGGATCGCGACGCCGCGATCGAGAACCCCGAAGGCGCCCAGGATCCCGTCCACAGGCGACGCCGGCATCGCGGGCGCATTCGGCCATTGCCGGGCCCCGGCACGGAGTGCGCGGGAAAAAAAATTTGAAAGGGTGGGGTATTCGCTGGGGAGGAGCTCCGATTCCGAGATGTTCACCCCGGTGAGCCGCGCGAACGTCCGATTCACCGCCCGTTGCACGGGTGGTGGGAAGGAGAGCTCGGCGAAGCGCCCCCAGGCCCGTGAGAGGATCCCTTGGGGGAGCCTTGCGAGAAACCCCAGGAAGAGCCGCCAATGGAGGGGGACCCCCCTCATGGATAAGAAACCCCTTCCTCCGCGACGGCGACCTTCCACCCGGCTCGCCCCTCGATCGTCGCCCGGAACGTGTCCGCGGGCGAAGGCTCCGCATGGACCAAGACCACGCCACCGGAGGGCTCGGGCCCATCGAGAATCCAATCGGCGAGCTCCTCGGCATCCGCGTGGGCGGAGAGCTGGTCGAGGACGTGGATCTGACACCGAATCTCTACCGTCTGGCCATGGATCTTGAGCCGCCTCTCGCCACTCCGCAGATGCCGCCCCCGGGTCCCCTCCGCCTGGTAGCCGGGGAGAATGAGGGCATTCCGGGGGTCGCCCCCGAAGGCCTTGAGGTGGTGGAGAATCCTCCCCCCGGTCAGCATCCCCGCTCCGGCAATGACGATCCAGGGCCCACGCCTCTCGTTCAGCTCTTTCGACTCTTCCACGCTCGGAGTGGGGACGAGGCGGTCCATCGCCGCGCGGAATTCCGCGGCTTCCGGTCGGAGCTCGGCGACGTGGTCCAGGTGCACTCCGGTCACTTCGATCGCCATCGGGCTGTTCAGGAACACCGGAACCTCCGGCAGTTCGCCGTCGAGCATCAGGCGATGAATCAGGGTTGCGAGGGTTTGTGCGCGCCCGACCGCGAAGGACGCGATCATCGCGATCCCGCCGCGCCGAAGCGCCGAATTCAGAGCCTCGGCGAGCGCCTCCTCGGCGATCGTTTCCGGATGTCTTCGATCTCCGTACGTCGCCTCCATGAGGACGAGGTCCGCTTGGGGCCGGGAAACGGGCGGAGGAAAGAGAGAGTCGTGCTCTCGCCCCAGATCGCCCGAGAAGAGCACCGTGTACCCCGTGGGCGAAACGGCTTCCACGGAAGCGGCCCCGAGAATGTGCCCTGCCCTGTGATACTTGAAGTGGAGCCCGCCCAACTCCCACGACTGATCGAAGGGACGCGGATTGACGTGGGGGATGACGGCGCGGGCGTCAGCCTCGGTGAAGAGGGGCTTCGCCGGAGAGTGCTTCGAATAACCCCTTCGATTCGCACGTTCCGCGTCCTCCTCCTGAAGCCTTCCCGCATCCTCGAGAAGTATGGGGAGGAGACCAGTCGTCGGGCGAGTCACGTACACCGGCCCCTTGAACCCGTCCCGAACGAGGACCGGAACGAATCCCGAGTGGTCGAGGTGGGCATGCGTCAGGACGACGGCATCCACCTCGGACGGGGGGATCGGAAAGGGCCGCCAGTTCCGGAGCCTGAGGACCTTGAGGCCCTGGAAAAGCCCGCAATCCACGAGGATTCGCGCCCCGCCCGACTCCAGGAGGTACCGGGAGCCGGTCACCGTCCCGGCTCCCCCGAACGGGGTGACTTTCATCGAGGGCCGATGTCGTTGGGAACGCCGGGGAGGAATGAGGATGCGGCGTGCGGAGGGTTCGCGCCGGATCGGTTCACCGGCCGAGGAGGATGATCAATCCGAGGATCGTGGCTCCCGCGACCAACCGCTTCCAGGACAGGGGATCTCCTTCGAGGAGTCGCGTCTCCCGCGTCCACACCATGATCGTGCCGCACGTCGTGAACGGTGAATACTGGACTGGAGCCGAGGGGCCATGGTAGACCTCGATGGCCTCAATATCCCCGACGTTCAGGAGCTCGTCCAAGCGGATGGGAATGGTGATCGGGCTTCCGTCGAGCACGATCAGGGGCACGCACTGGTTGCGAAGGAGGACGAGGGCTGCACTCTGGCCGGCCCTGGCCGGTATGACACGAGCGCCTGGAATCGTATAAAAGA is part of the Gemmatimonadota bacterium genome and encodes:
- the infA gene encoding translation initiation factor IF-1, which encodes MSNDAIEVEGTVTEVLPNANFRVELENGHKILAYLSGKMRKFYIRVLEGDRVKVEMSPYDLTRGRITYRYK
- the asd gene encoding archaetidylserine decarboxylase (Phosphatidylserine decarboxylase is synthesized as a single chain precursor. Generation of the pyruvoyl active site from a Ser is coupled to cleavage of a Gly-Ser bond between the larger (beta) and smaller (alpha chains). It is an integral membrane protein.), which encodes MRGVPLHWRLFLGFLARLPQGILSRAWGRFAELSFPPPVQRAVNRTFARLTGVNISESELLPSEYPTLSNFFSRALRAGARQWPNAPAMPASPVDGILGAFGVLDRGVAIQAKGLTYPVKDLLAETGAGDFFVSGLFFTIYLAPRHYHRIHAPVEGRIREARAVPGRLLPVNVAATRSIEALFPRNERLVVLMDAPRARLALVAVGAFNVGRISAAFDPGWNGPQGRGVTNRRKSGDLEARRYDPPLRIVRGQEVMAFHFGSTVVLLLESVGPACLPAPHPDLREGMEIRVGAPLLSEPLSSSRE
- a CDS encoding MBL fold metallo-hydrolase; translation: MKVTPFGGAGTVTGSRYLLESGGARILVDCGLFQGLKVLRLRNWRPFPIPPSEVDAVVLTHAHLDHSGFVPVLVRDGFKGPVYVTRPTTGLLPILLEDAGRLQEEDAERANRRGYSKHSPAKPLFTEADARAVIPHVNPRPFDQSWELGGLHFKYHRAGHILGAASVEAVSPTGYTVLFSGDLGREHDSLFPPPVSRPQADLVLMEATYGDRRHPETIAEEALAEALNSALRRGGIAMIASFAVGRAQTLATLIHRLMLDGELPEVPVFLNSPMAIEVTGVHLDHVAELRPEAAEFRAAMDRLVPTPSVEESKELNERRGPWIVIAGAGMLTGGRILHHLKAFGGDPRNALILPGYQAEGTRGRHLRSGERRLKIHGQTVEIRCQIHVLDQLSAHADAEELADWILDGPEPSGGVVLVHAEPSPADTFRATIEGRAGWKVAVAEEGVSYP